In one Bacillus mesophilus genomic region, the following are encoded:
- the dapB gene encoding 4-hydroxy-tetrahydrodipicolinate reductase, with protein sequence MEQIKIVIAGPRGRMGKEALELIHNTEHFTLVGAVDRVNGGKLISDIEGLPPLEAPIFEDIEACFQEVQPDVLLDLTTPEIGRRHTRIALDYGIRPVVGTTGFTAQDLDELQGLAQQKQLGAIIAPNFAIGAVLMMKFSQMAAKYFQDVEIIELHHNQKLDAPSGTGIKTAEMIAEVREQKKQGHPDEKEHIIGARGADFEGIRLHSVRLPGLIAHQEVLFGGDGQTLTIRHDSYNRASFMSGVKLAIDTVMKIDLLVYGLENIME encoded by the coding sequence ATGGAACAAATCAAAATCGTCATTGCAGGACCTCGTGGAAGAATGGGGAAAGAAGCATTAGAACTAATACATAATACCGAACACTTTACATTAGTTGGTGCTGTTGATCGAGTAAATGGTGGAAAGCTTATTTCAGATATTGAAGGATTACCTCCTTTAGAGGCACCAATCTTTGAAGACATTGAAGCTTGCTTTCAGGAAGTACAACCTGATGTACTTTTAGATTTAACAACACCAGAGATTGGTAGAAGACACACAAGGATTGCTCTAGATTATGGAATTCGACCTGTTGTTGGAACGACTGGGTTTACGGCCCAGGATTTGGATGAACTTCAAGGGCTTGCACAACAAAAACAATTGGGTGCCATTATAGCTCCCAACTTTGCGATAGGTGCTGTGTTAATGATGAAATTCTCACAGATGGCTGCGAAGTATTTTCAAGATGTGGAAATTATCGAATTACATCACAATCAGAAGTTAGATGCGCCTAGTGGAACGGGGATTAAAACAGCGGAAATGATTGCTGAAGTAAGAGAGCAAAAGAAACAAGGTCATCCTGATGAAAAGGAACATATCATAGGGGCAAGAGGAGCAGATTTTGAGGGAATCAGACTACATAGTGTAAGATTACCTGGTTTAATTGCTCATCAAGAGGTATTGTTTGGTGGAGATGGACAAACGTTAACAATCCGTCATGACTCTTATAATAGAGCATCATTTATGTCAGGTGTTAAATTAGCAATTGATACAGTCATGAAAATTGACTTATTAGTATATGGATTAGAAAACATAATGGAATAG
- the bshA gene encoding N-acetyl-alpha-D-glucosaminyl L-malate synthase BshA, whose amino-acid sequence MKLKIGITCYPTVGGSGVIATELGKLLAEKGHEIHFISSSLPFRLNKVYCNIYYHEVQVNHYSVFQYPPYDLALASKMAEVIDREELDLLHVHYAVPHAVCAVLAKQMAKRDVKIVTTLHGTDVTVLGYDPSMSDLIRFGIEQSDAVTAVSESLIAQTYEMLEPDKHITAIYNFVDERIYRRKDASSLKSAYGISPHEKVIIHTSNFRAVKRVPDVIRAFEKIQKHIPSKLLLVGDGPELTVVNRLVKEKGLQDQVLFLGKQDKLEDLYSMSDLKLLLSEKESFGLVLLEAMACGVPCIGTKIGGIPEVIIDGENGFLSDLGDVDMVSDKAISLLIDSTLHEKMAEVAMRRVREAFSSSKIVQQYEEIYYHTLRN is encoded by the coding sequence ATGAAGTTAAAAATAGGGATTACTTGTTATCCAACAGTTGGAGGATCTGGTGTTATTGCAACAGAGCTGGGGAAACTATTAGCAGAAAAAGGACATGAAATTCATTTTATTTCGTCTAGTCTACCATTTCGACTAAACAAGGTGTATTGTAATATATATTATCACGAAGTTCAGGTTAATCATTATTCAGTGTTTCAATATCCGCCCTATGATTTAGCTCTAGCTAGTAAGATGGCAGAAGTTATAGATAGGGAGGAACTAGACTTACTTCACGTACATTACGCAGTCCCACACGCTGTCTGTGCTGTACTAGCCAAGCAAATGGCAAAACGAGATGTCAAAATTGTTACTACACTACATGGAACAGATGTAACTGTCTTAGGATATGATCCATCGATGAGTGATTTAATTAGGTTTGGAATAGAACAATCAGATGCCGTTACTGCAGTATCTGAGTCATTAATCGCGCAAACATATGAAATGCTAGAGCCAGATAAACATATTACAGCTATCTATAATTTTGTTGATGAGCGGATTTATCGTCGCAAAGATGCCTCATCATTGAAAAGTGCATACGGCATATCACCCCATGAAAAAGTTATTATACATACTTCTAATTTTAGGGCAGTGAAAAGGGTACCAGACGTGATTAGGGCATTTGAAAAAATTCAAAAACATATTCCATCAAAGTTACTCTTGGTAGGAGATGGGCCAGAACTAACGGTGGTCAATCGATTAGTAAAAGAGAAGGGTTTGCAGGACCAAGTTCTCTTTCTAGGAAAACAAGATAAGCTTGAAGACTTATATTCTATGAGCGATCTCAAGCTATTGCTCTCAGAAAAGGAAAGCTTTGGGTTAGTTTTATTAGAAGCCATGGCATGTGGAGTCCCCTGTATTGGGACAAAAATTGGCGGTATTCCAGAGGTCATTATAGATGGAGAAAATGGGTTCTTAAGTGATCTGGGAGATGTTGATATGGTTAGTGATAAAGCAATCTCACTTTTAATAGATTCTACCCTTCATGAA
- a CDS encoding ubiquinol-cytochrome c reductase iron-sulfur subunit has product MSEKKHRVSRRQFLNYTLTGVGGFMAAGMLMPMVRFALDPVLRPATEQDLVPVADVADITTEPQRIDFKIDQVDAWYKSEEPKSAWVYKEGDSIIALSPVCKHLGCVVNWNSDPANENMFFCPCHYGLYEKDGTNVPGTPPLAPLDVYQHEVKDGKLYLGKAKPKGGA; this is encoded by the coding sequence ATGAGTGAGAAAAAGCATCGGGTTTCGAGACGTCAATTCTTAAACTATACCCTTACTGGTGTTGGTGGATTTATGGCAGCAGGAATGCTTATGCCAATGGTTCGTTTTGCTTTAGATCCGGTTTTACGTCCTGCAACTGAACAGGATTTAGTTCCTGTTGCAGATGTTGCGGATATAACAACTGAACCTCAGCGTATCGACTTTAAAATTGACCAAGTTGATGCTTGGTATAAGTCTGAAGAACCAAAGTCAGCATGGGTATATAAAGAAGGCGATAGTATTATTGCGTTATCACCTGTGTGTAAGCATCTAGGTTGTGTTGTAAACTGGAATTCTGATCCAGCAAATGAGAATATGTTCTTCTGTCCATGTCATTATGGACTATATGAAAAAGACGGGACAAACGTTCCGGGAACTCCACCTCTAGCACCACTAGATGTTTACCAACATGAAGTAAAAGACGGAAAATTATACTTAGGTAAAGCAAAACCAAAAGGGGGGGCGTAA
- a CDS encoding ReoY family proteolytic degradation factor, which produces MATPVSVNEKKEFIRWFLNNYQLKRRECVWILNYLMSHDQLMRKVHFVEQAQYCPKGIIMSTHCVDDAPFRFYKENVMTTDAEKSFHDIRLNREEDIYIQLNFRESFHSSHYVLVLEDNPFMPKHLGISDKDKKLAEKFLDESIFTFQREKLLVLIDEALDKQDQHEFLRLTKLLNSLN; this is translated from the coding sequence ATGGCAACCCCTGTATCTGTAAATGAAAAAAAAGAATTTATTCGCTGGTTCTTAAATAATTATCAGCTGAAAAGAAGAGAATGTGTTTGGATTTTAAATTACTTAATGAGTCATGATCAATTAATGAGAAAGGTTCACTTTGTTGAGCAGGCTCAGTATTGTCCAAAAGGCATTATCATGTCAACACATTGCGTCGATGATGCTCCGTTTAGGTTTTATAAAGAGAATGTAATGACAACTGATGCGGAAAAATCCTTTCACGATATCCGGCTAAATCGTGAGGAAGATATATACATCCAGTTAAACTTCCGTGAATCCTTCCACTCTTCCCATTATGTCCTTGTCCTTGAAGACAACCCCTTTATGCCAAAGCATCTAGGTATTAGTGACAAAGATAAAAAGCTAGCCGAAAAATTTCTGGATGAGTCCATCTTTACTTTTCAAAGAGAGAAACTACTTGTTTTAATCGATGAAGCTCTTGATAAGCAAGACCAACATGAGTTCTTAAGACTTACCAAATTATTAAACAGTCTAAATTAA
- a CDS encoding DUF1405 domain-containing protein — MFQMFLAQRWVLWSLLIVNVAGTIYGYEWYGWQLADTPSIFLIFVPDSPTASLFFVFVLIAFLLKTNWPIFEALAIVTLFKYGVWAVVMNILVLLVHGDLSWQGYMLIFSHAAMAIQGLLYSPYYKIKLWHLMLAAVWTLHNDIIDYVFFMYPRYRLEEYIAYIGYFTFWLSIFSLFITYILCVRKNRTQLTL, encoded by the coding sequence ATGTTTCAAATGTTTCTTGCCCAGCGGTGGGTGCTATGGTCTTTACTGATCGTAAATGTGGCAGGTACGATATATGGTTATGAATGGTACGGATGGCAGCTTGCTGATACCCCATCGATTTTCCTAATATTTGTTCCAGATAGTCCAACTGCAAGCCTATTCTTTGTATTTGTTCTCATTGCTTTTTTACTAAAAACGAATTGGCCCATTTTTGAGGCACTAGCCATTGTGACACTATTTAAATATGGTGTATGGGCTGTTGTAATGAACATTTTAGTGCTATTGGTTCATGGAGATTTATCGTGGCAAGGCTATATGCTTATCTTTTCTCATGCGGCAATGGCCATTCAAGGATTGCTATACTCACCATACTATAAGATTAAGCTTTGGCATTTAATGCTTGCGGCTGTTTGGACTCTTCATAATGATATCATTGACTATGTATTTTTTATGTACCCTAGATATAGACTTGAAGAGTACATAGCCTATATTGGTTATTTTACATTTTGGTTGAGTATATTCTCCCTTTTCATTACTTACATACTTTGTGTCCGAAAAAATAGAACACAATTAACATTATAA
- the bshB1 gene encoding bacillithiol biosynthesis deacetylase BshB1 yields MRNNKLDILAFGAHADDVEIGMGGTIAKYTKIGFKIGICDLTEAELSSNGTVTLRYEEAKRAGELLGIMSRDNLQLPDRGLFPSQEYIRKIAYIIRKYRPTTIFVPYEVDRHPDHGRCASLVEEAIFSAGIKNYEVEDGLPAHKSTNLFYYFINGYHTPTFMIDITNTMDIKIESLKAYASQFVKKSDSVDTPLVNGYIETVVSRERLFGQEVGVGYAEGFISKKPILMGDGLLGEK; encoded by the coding sequence ATGAGAAATAATAAACTGGATATTTTAGCATTTGGAGCTCATGCAGATGATGTGGAAATTGGAATGGGTGGCACCATCGCTAAATATACTAAAATAGGCTTCAAAATAGGCATTTGTGATCTTACTGAAGCAGAACTATCATCAAATGGAACAGTTACATTACGCTATGAAGAGGCAAAACGAGCAGGTGAATTATTAGGTATAATGTCTAGAGATAATCTTCAGCTACCTGATCGTGGTCTCTTTCCATCACAGGAGTATATTAGAAAGATTGCCTATATTATTCGAAAGTATCGTCCTACCACTATATTTGTACCTTATGAAGTTGATCGACATCCGGATCATGGGCGATGTGCTTCCCTTGTAGAAGAGGCTATATTCTCAGCAGGAATTAAAAATTATGAAGTTGAAGATGGTTTGCCAGCTCATAAAAGCACGAACTTATTTTATTATTTTATTAATGGGTACCATACACCTACATTTATGATTGATATAACGAATACAATGGATATAAAAATAGAAAGTCTTAAAGCCTATGCAAGTCAATTTGTTAAAAAGTCTGATAGTGTAGATACACCATTAGTTAATGGCTATATAGAGACAGTAGTGAGTAGAGAGAGGTTGTTTGGTCAAGAAGTAGGGGTAGGGTATGCAGAAGGCTTTATAAGTAAGAAACCAATCCTTATGGGAGATGGTTTGTTAGGGGAGAAGTAA
- a CDS encoding YpiF family protein — MKWTTTDVDLYTQSKEYVDTVIIPLIPIAVGQQMKNIVLNGEFISILTTELERQFKGRAFLTPPFTYLKGEQVEQKYTRLIEWKEHFTSNEFKHVIYLTSDSDWKGYEGELGNSLIWLSAVPLEHVDSKVKQQIMTDQIQQIVPLLLSAWRN, encoded by the coding sequence ATGAAATGGACAACGACAGACGTTGATTTGTACACACAATCAAAGGAATATGTAGATACAGTAATTATTCCCCTTATCCCAATTGCTGTTGGACAACAGATGAAGAATATCGTGCTCAATGGTGAATTTATCTCCATTCTAACAACTGAATTAGAGAGACAATTTAAGGGAAGAGCATTCTTAACTCCACCTTTTACGTATCTAAAAGGGGAGCAAGTTGAGCAGAAATACACTAGGTTAATTGAATGGAAAGAACACTTTACTAGCAATGAGTTTAAACATGTTATTTACTTAACAAGTGATTCAGATTGGAAGGGATATGAGGGGGAACTAGGGAACTCCTTAATCTGGCTATCGGCAGTTCCACTAGAACATGTTGATTCAAAAGTAAAGCAACAAATTATGACAGACCAGATCCAACAAATTGTCCCATTATTATTATCTGCTTGGAGAAATTAA
- the mgsA gene encoding methylglyoxal synthase gives MKIALIAHDKKKQDLVDFSIAYRGIFEKHELFATGTTGLKIMEATGLTITRFKSGPLGGDQEIGSLIAKNEMDAVFFFRDPLTAQSHEPDITALVRLCDVYNIPLATNMGTAEILIHGLERGDFTWRKIVHDQS, from the coding sequence ATGAAGATTGCTTTAATCGCTCATGATAAGAAGAAACAGGACCTTGTTGACTTTTCAATCGCCTATAGAGGGATATTCGAGAAACATGAGCTTTTTGCGACTGGAACGACTGGATTAAAAATAATGGAAGCGACTGGTTTAACCATTACTAGATTTAAATCAGGTCCTCTAGGTGGAGATCAGGAAATCGGGTCTCTTATAGCTAAAAATGAGATGGATGCGGTCTTCTTTTTTAGAGACCCTTTAACTGCACAGTCACATGAGCCAGATATAACGGCTCTTGTTAGACTATGTGACGTCTACAACATTCCACTTGCGACTAATATGGGTACAGCTGAAATCTTAATTCATGGATTAGAAAGGGGCGATTTTACCTGGAGGAAAATCGTTCATGACCAATCATAA
- a CDS encoding YitT family protein: protein MFGQIKIINIFFILLGAAIFSFGLVNFNMYYHLAEGGFTGITLLLYFLFDFNPAISNIILNIPLFFIGWKILGRTSFIYTLIGTFSVSGYLWIFQKYPVSFQLENDMTLVALFAGVFLGVGLGIIFRFGGTTGGVDIIARLSYKYIGWSMGKTMFLFDLCIIALSVITYLSYRQGMYTLVAVFIGAKVIDFMQEGAYSAKGATIISQKNNEIAEKILKDMERGVTILRGQGSFTRQDTEVLYCVVGRNEIVKLKNIINFVDPHAFVAVSDVRDVMGEGFTLDENKKPLRE, encoded by the coding sequence ATGTTTGGACAAATTAAAATAATTAACATATTCTTTATACTTCTTGGTGCTGCCATTTTTTCTTTTGGCCTAGTAAATTTTAATATGTACTATCATTTAGCTGAAGGTGGATTTACTGGAATCACATTACTTCTTTATTTTCTATTTGATTTCAACCCAGCTATTTCTAATATTATCCTAAATATACCTCTATTCTTCATTGGATGGAAAATTTTAGGGCGGACTTCTTTTATTTATACACTAATTGGAACATTTAGTGTGTCAGGATACTTATGGATCTTTCAGAAGTACCCTGTTAGCTTTCAGCTTGAAAACGATATGACATTAGTAGCCTTATTTGCTGGTGTTTTTCTCGGTGTAGGTTTGGGTATCATCTTCCGCTTCGGTGGTACAACCGGAGGAGTAGATATCATTGCTCGTCTTTCTTATAAATATATTGGATGGAGCATGGGAAAAACGATGTTTCTGTTCGACTTATGTATTATTGCCCTCTCCGTAATTACTTATCTTTCCTATCGACAAGGAATGTATACACTTGTAGCCGTCTTTATTGGAGCAAAGGTGATTGACTTTATGCAAGAAGGTGCCTACTCCGCTAAAGGCGCTACCATTATATCACAGAAAAATAATGAAATAGCCGAAAAAATCCTAAAAGATATGGAACGAGGCGTTACCATCCTTAGAGGGCAAGGGTCATTTACACGACAAGATACAGAAGTATTGTATTGTGTAGTAGGCAGAAATGAAATCGTCAAGCTTAAAAATATTATCAACTTTGTAGATCCACATGCCTTCGTCGCCGTATCTGACGTTCGCGACGTAATGGGCGAAGGCTTTACATTAGACGAAAACAAAAAACCATTAAGGGAATAA
- the ypjB gene encoding sporulation protein YpjB has product MSRWIVIFIAVLVFMTPSNGLADHTDNWEKLDIITDQALQLVKHQKYDDAQKLLSYFSDQFSKVIIHENSFTMDEIRVITASYEEAELALTSESLSHEECIKAVTKFRLVVDAVKSEHQPLWTEMETSVMATFHTLKEAVNSGDSQVFQHELNSFLGKYDIIYPSVRLDLDTQQSEKINAYVTYMDESRDELLLHDSRMEHMQVMEEELIRMFKQMKEDDADPSLIWVMISTGSIIIVTLSYVAWRKYKGDKEKQASRKRLND; this is encoded by the coding sequence ATGAGTAGATGGATAGTTATATTTATAGCAGTTCTCGTTTTTATGACACCTTCAAATGGACTAGCAGATCATACAGATAATTGGGAAAAGCTTGATATTATTACTGATCAAGCCCTTCAACTAGTTAAGCATCAGAAATATGATGATGCACAAAAACTACTTTCATATTTCTCAGATCAATTTTCGAAAGTGATCATACATGAAAATTCTTTTACAATGGATGAAATTAGAGTTATTACTGCGTCATATGAGGAGGCAGAACTTGCTCTAACATCTGAATCTTTATCACATGAAGAGTGTATAAAGGCTGTTACAAAATTTCGGCTTGTAGTGGATGCTGTTAAATCAGAACATCAACCGCTCTGGACTGAAATGGAAACCTCTGTAATGGCTACCTTCCATACGTTAAAGGAAGCGGTAAATTCTGGGGACTCCCAAGTCTTTCAACATGAGCTCAATTCCTTTCTAGGTAAGTATGATATTATTTATCCAAGTGTAAGACTTGACCTTGATACTCAGCAATCTGAAAAGATTAATGCCTATGTTACCTATATGGATGAGTCGAGAGATGAGTTGTTGTTACACGATTCAAGAATGGAACATATGCAAGTAATGGAAGAAGAGTTAATACGTATGTTTAAGCAAATGAAAGAGGATGATGCAGATCCATCATTAATCTGGGTCATGATCTCAACAGGAAGTATTATAATTGTTACATTATCCTACGTTGCCTGGAGAAAATATAAAGGTGATAAAGAAAAGCAAGCATCTAGAAAAAGGTTAAATGATTGA
- a CDS encoding zinc metallopeptidase, translating to MGFIIYFALIIIIPLWAQMKVKSAYKKYSKVAASSGMTGAQVARKILDDNGLYNVGIEETPGTLSDHYDPRSKTVRLSTNNYHGNSIAGAAVAAHEVGHAMQDAQDYAFLRFRHALVPVANIGSNFSWILILVGFFASMSGLVLLGIVFMAAAVVFQIVTLPVEFDASNRAMNEIVSAGIIRNDEERETRKVLNAAALTYVAAALVAVLELVRLVLIYTGMQSED from the coding sequence ATGGGATTTATCATTTACTTCGCTTTAATTATTATTATTCCACTTTGGGCTCAAATGAAAGTAAAAAGTGCTTACAAAAAATATTCTAAAGTAGCAGCGTCTTCTGGTATGACAGGTGCTCAAGTAGCAAGAAAAATATTAGATGATAATGGGCTGTATAATGTAGGTATTGAAGAAACTCCTGGTACATTATCTGATCACTATGATCCGCGTTCAAAGACAGTTCGATTATCTACAAATAACTATCATGGAAACTCCATTGCAGGTGCAGCAGTAGCTGCCCATGAAGTTGGTCACGCAATGCAGGATGCACAAGATTATGCATTTTTACGCTTCCGTCACGCATTAGTACCTGTAGCTAATATTGGATCTAACTTCTCTTGGATTTTAATCCTAGTTGGTTTCTTTGCAAGTATGAGTGGTCTAGTGTTACTAGGTATTGTTTTCATGGCTGCTGCAGTTGTATTCCAGATTGTTACGTTACCAGTTGAGTTTGATGCATCAAATCGCGCAATGAATGAAATTGTATCAGCAGGAATTATTCGTAATGATGAAGAACGTGAAACTCGTAAAGTATTAAACGCTGCTGCATTAACTTATGTGGCTGCTGCCCTAGTTGCAGTTTTAGAACTAGTACGTTTAGTTTTAATCTACACAGGTATGCAAAGCGAAGATTAA
- a CDS encoding menaquinol-cytochrome c reductase cytochrome b/c subunit, whose amino-acid sequence MHRGKGMKFVGDSRVPAERKPNIPKDYSEYPGKTEAFWPNFLLKEWLVGSVFLIGFLCLTVAHQPPLERMADPTDTGYIPLPDWYFLFLYQLLKYEFAAGPYTVIGAMIMPGLAFGALMLAPFLDRGPERRPSKRPIAVGMMLLGVAATIFLTWESVVQTDWEAKKEMGKIVEEVPIDTEAEGYAILEANTCLSCHGNNLAGTSSGVSLIGTGLTAEEIADIAVNGQGNMPAGIFKGTDEELQILAEFVSTLGEE is encoded by the coding sequence ATGCATCGTGGAAAAGGTATGAAATTTGTTGGAGATTCTCGTGTTCCTGCTGAAAGGAAACCGAATATCCCAAAAGATTACTCTGAATACCCAGGAAAAACAGAAGCCTTCTGGCCAAACTTCCTATTAAAAGAATGGTTAGTAGGTTCTGTCTTCCTAATTGGATTTCTCTGTTTAACTGTCGCTCATCAACCCCCATTAGAACGTATGGCTGATCCGACAGATACAGGTTATATTCCTTTACCTGACTGGTATTTCTTATTCTTATACCAACTTCTAAAATATGAGTTTGCTGCAGGACCTTATACAGTAATCGGTGCAATGATTATGCCAGGTTTAGCATTTGGAGCTTTAATGCTAGCACCATTCTTAGATCGTGGACCTGAGCGTCGTCCTTCTAAGCGTCCGATTGCAGTCGGTATGATGTTACTTGGTGTGGCGGCTACAATCTTCCTTACATGGGAATCAGTCGTTCAAACTGACTGGGAAGCTAAAAAAGAGATGGGTAAAATCGTTGAAGAGGTACCAATCGATACAGAGGCAGAAGGTTATGCGATTTTAGAAGCCAACACATGTTTATCCTGTCATGGTAACAACTTAGCTGGAACTTCATCTGGGGTATCATTAATTGGTACTGGTTTAACAGCTGAAGAGATTGCTGACATCGCTGTTAACGGTCAAGGTAACATGCCTGCTGGAATCTTCAAGGGTACTGATGAAGAGCTTCAAATTCTAGCTGAATTTGTCTCTACACTTGGTGAAGAATAA
- a CDS encoding nucleotide pyrophosphohydrolase, translating to MSKTLQEIQKEVDDYIGQFKEGYFSPLAMIARLTEELGELAREVNHYYGEKPKKSSEEEKSMEQEIGDMLFVLTCLANSLHIDLEESHNLVMEKFNTRDKDRWTKKEL from the coding sequence ATGAGTAAAACATTACAAGAGATACAAAAAGAAGTGGATGACTATATAGGACAGTTTAAAGAAGGCTATTTTAGCCCTTTAGCAATGATTGCCCGCTTAACAGAAGAACTGGGTGAGTTAGCTCGTGAAGTAAATCATTATTATGGAGAGAAACCTAAAAAATCTTCAGAAGAAGAAAAATCAATGGAGCAAGAAATTGGAGATATGCTATTTGTATTGACTTGTCTTGCTAACTCATTACATATTGATTTAGAAGAATCACATAATCTCGTAATGGAGAAGTTTAATACACGTGATAAGGATCGTTGGACTAAAAAAGAATTATAG
- the qcrB gene encoding menaquinol-cytochrome c reductase cytochrome b subunit: MLNKIYDWVDERLDITPMWRDIADHEVPEHVNPAHHFSAFVYCFGGLTFFVTVIQILSGMFLTMYYVPDIKNAWESVYYLQNEVAFGQIVRGMHHWGASLVIVMMFLHTLRVFFQGAYKKPRELNWVVGVLIFFVMLGLGFTGYLLPWDMKALFATKVGLEIAAATPFIGGAVKTLLAGHPEIVGAQTLTRFFAIHVFFLPGALLGLMGAHFVMIRKQGISGPL, from the coding sequence ATGTTAAACAAAATTTATGATTGGGTAGATGAACGTTTAGATATTACGCCTATGTGGCGTGATATTGCGGACCATGAGGTTCCAGAACACGTTAACCCTGCCCACCATTTCTCAGCATTTGTTTACTGTTTTGGGGGACTAACCTTCTTCGTAACAGTTATTCAAATTCTATCTGGAATGTTCTTAACTATGTATTATGTTCCAGATATTAAGAATGCATGGGAATCTGTGTATTATTTACAAAATGAAGTAGCTTTTGGTCAAATTGTTCGTGGAATGCATCACTGGGGAGCTAGTTTGGTCATTGTAATGATGTTCCTACATACGCTTCGTGTATTCTTCCAAGGAGCATATAAAAAGCCACGTGAATTGAACTGGGTAGTAGGAGTACTAATTTTCTTTGTTATGTTAGGACTTGGATTTACTGGTTATCTTCTACCTTGGGATATGAAAGCATTATTTGCTACAAAAGTAGGATTAGAGATTGCTGCTGCTACTCCGTTTATCGGTGGTGCAGTGAAAACATTGCTTGCTGGTCACCCAGAAATTGTAGGTGCTCAAACATTAACTCGTTTCTTTGCAATTCATGTATTCTTCCTTCCTGGTGCTTTACTTGGATTAATGGGAGCTCACTTTGTAATGATTCGTAAGCAAGGTATTTCAGGACCACTATAA